A genomic segment from Syntrophotalea acetylenivorans encodes:
- a CDS encoding helix-turn-helix domain-containing protein translates to MPTNDLTVEDCQLLGIETDASLGEVERAWRNKKAIYAEGALATYGLLDDSECKENLKKLETAYGRIVNRISGPGAKPSAFLAANLEECLKQLSPNESIGKFLRDIRESSGLTLRDIANRTKVSQMRLEQIEKEMFDRLPVAVYVRGFVLGFAKVLGFPRPEEVAGMYLARYKEQVPSLSK, encoded by the coding sequence ATGCCGACGAATGATCTAACTGTGGAGGATTGCCAGCTGTTGGGAATCGAAACGGACGCGAGTCTGGGAGAAGTGGAGCGCGCCTGGCGAAACAAGAAAGCGATATACGCCGAGGGCGCCTTGGCCACCTATGGCCTGCTGGACGACTCTGAATGCAAGGAAAATCTTAAAAAGTTGGAAACCGCCTACGGAAGGATCGTTAATCGAATCTCCGGGCCTGGCGCAAAGCCGTCGGCTTTTCTTGCCGCTAATCTGGAAGAATGCCTCAAGCAGCTCTCGCCCAACGAATCGATTGGAAAATTCCTACGAGACATACGGGAAAGTTCAGGACTCACCCTGCGGGATATTGCCAACCGGACCAAGGTCAGCCAGATGAGACTAGAGCAGATCGAGAAAGAGATGTTTGATCGTCTACCAGTGGCGGTTTACGTACGGGGATTCGTTCTGGGGTTCGCAAAGGTTTTAGGCTTTCCTCGGCCCGAGGAGGTCGCCGGGATGTATCTTGCCCGCTACAAAGAGCAGGTGCCGAGCCTTAGCAAGTGA
- a CDS encoding P-loop NTPase, with protein MREQSSPNSRPRIWAIGSGKGGVGKSVVTANLAIALAQQGKKCAIFDADLGAANQHTILGMPSPSISLTDLFSRAVPSICDLLLPSPIPNLWLISSGRAQLDMANPKFALKEKVIRQLATLELDHVLIDLGAGSSYNVLDFYLAAHQRIVVAVPAPTSMENTYHFLKAAYFRGLKQAIKRAGATRVVSQAIEEKVVRGISSPKELLSHIITMDPESGAVIAEQVSTHGPKLIVNQVEQKKDLELGQGIASAYRDYFGISAEFLGAIPSDNLVRNAVRMKCPVLEAFPQSQFSKRIREITRSLLKKGEIEDADE; from the coding sequence TTGCGCGAACAAAGTTCACCAAACAGTCGCCCTCGAATCTGGGCTATAGGCAGCGGCAAAGGGGGAGTAGGAAAGTCGGTCGTCACGGCCAACCTGGCCATTGCCCTGGCTCAGCAGGGAAAGAAGTGTGCGATTTTTGATGCCGACCTGGGAGCTGCCAACCAGCATACCATTCTGGGCATGCCTTCTCCCTCCATCTCCCTGACCGACCTTTTTTCCCGTGCGGTCCCTTCCATTTGCGACTTGCTTCTTCCCTCCCCGATTCCCAACCTATGGCTGATCAGCAGCGGCCGTGCTCAGCTCGACATGGCCAATCCGAAATTTGCTCTGAAAGAGAAAGTCATCCGGCAGCTCGCTACGCTGGAGCTGGATCATGTCCTGATCGACCTAGGAGCAGGCTCCAGCTACAATGTTCTCGATTTTTACCTTGCCGCTCACCAGCGGATCGTGGTGGCTGTTCCTGCTCCAACTTCTATGGAAAATACCTATCACTTTCTCAAAGCAGCCTATTTTCGGGGCCTGAAACAGGCCATCAAGCGAGCAGGAGCCACCCGAGTAGTCAGCCAGGCGATCGAGGAGAAGGTGGTGCGAGGTATCAGTTCCCCCAAGGAATTACTGTCGCACATCATCACGATGGACCCCGAATCAGGCGCCGTCATAGCTGAACAGGTTTCGACCCATGGGCCGAAGTTGATTGTCAATCAGGTGGAACAGAAGAAAGATCTGGAGCTGGGGCAAGGGATAGCCTCCGCCTATCGGGATTATTTTGGTATCTCGGCCGAATTTCTCGGCGCCATACCCAGTGACAACCTGGTACGCAATGCTGTCAGGATGAAATGCCCGGTGCTGGAGGCGTTCCCGCAAAGCCAATTTTCCAAAAGGATAAGGGAGATTACGCGCTCCCTGTTGAAGAAAGGAGAGATTGAGGATGCCGACGAATGA
- the acpP gene encoding acyl carrier protein produces MTTHSFAKDIDETTENHQRITKRFVQILNEQWGIDKEKVSGESYFLRDFGADSLDVIELVMALEEDFDIEIYDAEWEKITTVNSVIELIIDKEDRRYYRLY; encoded by the coding sequence ATGACTACCCATTCCTTTGCCAAGGACATCGATGAAACCACGGAGAACCATCAACGGATTACAAAAAGATTTGTCCAGATCCTGAATGAACAGTGGGGAATCGACAAAGAAAAGGTCTCGGGAGAAAGTTATTTCTTGAGGGATTTTGGCGCAGACTCCCTGGATGTCATAGAGCTGGTTATGGCCCTTGAAGAAGATTTTGATATTGAGATTTATGATGCGGAGTGGGAAAAAATAACCACCGTCAACTCGGTGATAGAGTTAATCATCGACAAAGAAGACCGCCGCTATTATCGGCTGTACTAG